A stretch of Bacillota bacterium DNA encodes these proteins:
- the map gene encoding type I methionyl aminopeptidase: MITIKSQHEIDIMRKAGEITAIVLEKLKETIAPGITTLELDRITEEIIKKYGATPSFKGYRSSLGAPDYPASICASVNDEVVHGIPGLRMLKGGDIISIDIGVYYNGYHADAARTFPVGNISGNAERLIKVTRESFYKGIEFAVRGKRIIDISTAIQNYVERHGYSVIRDYVGHGIGREMHEAPQVPNYRTRERGPRLEQGMTLAIEPMVNEGGYRVKLLDNKWTVVTEDGSLSAHYENTILITGNEPLILTKIS; this comes from the coding sequence ATGATAACAATAAAGTCACAGCATGAAATTGATATAATGAGAAAAGCGGGAGAAATAACTGCTATTGTCCTGGAAAAGCTAAAAGAGACAATAGCGCCCGGAATTACAACTCTCGAGCTGGACAGAATTACTGAAGAAATAATTAAAAAATATGGTGCAACACCGTCCTTTAAGGGATATAGAAGTTCTTTAGGTGCGCCGGACTACCCGGCAAGCATATGTGCATCTGTAAATGATGAGGTTGTGCATGGAATACCGGGTTTAAGAATGTTAAAAGGTGGAGATATTATAAGTATTGATATAGGAGTATATTACAACGGATATCATGCTGATGCTGCAAGGACTTTCCCTGTAGGAAATATCTCCGGAAATGCCGAAAGGCTGATAAAAGTAACAAGAGAAAGCTTTTATAAAGGTATTGAGTTTGCTGTAAGAGGAAAGAGGATAATTGATATATCAACGGCAATACAGAATTATGTAGAGAGACATGGTTATTCGGTTATACGTGATTATGTAGGACATGGTATAGGAAGGGAGATGCATGAAGCCCCTCAAGTGCCTAACTACCGGACAAGAGAAAGAGGTCCGAGATTAGAACAGGGGATGACACTGGCTATTGAACCTATGGTAAATGAAGGTGGTTACCGTGTTAAGCTTTTAGACAACAAATGGACAGTAGTGACTGAAGACGGAAGTTTATCGGCGCACTATGAAAATACAATATTGATCACGGGAAATGAACCTTTAATATTGACAAAAATAAGTTAA
- a CDS encoding RNA-binding protein — protein sequence MTFNLGELVCSTAGRDAGRKFIIVDIIDNKYVLISDGDLRKIEKPKKKKIKHIESSGIMIDSLSKKLENRMKITNAEIRKEIARYAQNIESLEKDKEG from the coding sequence GTGACATTTAATTTGGGAGAACTAGTATGCTCCACGGCGGGAAGAGATGCCGGCAGGAAGTTTATTATAGTAGATATTATTGATAATAAGTATGTTTTAATTTCGGATGGTGACCTTAGAAAAATTGAAAAACCTAAGAAAAAAAAGATTAAGCATATTGAGTCCAGCGGAATTATGATAGACTCTTTAAGTAAAAAGCTGGAGAATAGAATGAAGATTACTAATGCTGAAATAAGGAAAGAGATTGCACGGTATGCGCAAAACATTGAAAGTCTTGAAAAAGACAAGGAGGGTTGA
- the infA gene encoding translation initiation factor IF-1: protein MSKEGVIEVEGKVVEALPNAMFVVELENGHRVLAHISGKLRMNFIRILPGDKVSLELSPYDLSRGRIVWRAK from the coding sequence TTGTCTAAGGAAGGCGTAATTGAAGTTGAGGGTAAAGTAGTAGAAGCGTTACCGAATGCCATGTTTGTGGTTGAACTTGAGAATGGGCATAGGGTGCTTGCACATATCTCGGGAAAACTTCGGATGAATTTTATTCGAATATTACCGGGAGATAAGGTAAGTCTTGAACTTTCACCCTACGATTTATCAAGGGGTAGAATTGTCTGGAGAGCTAAATAA
- the rpmJ gene encoding 50S ribosomal protein L36: MKVRPSVKQICEKCKVIKRKGKVRVICENPKHKQKQG, encoded by the coding sequence ATGAAAGTAAGACCATCAGTAAAACAAATTTGTGAGAAATGTAAGGTAATTAAAAGAAAAGGTAAAGTGAGAGTGATTTGCGAGAACCCCAAACATAAGCAAAAACAAGGATAA
- the rpsM gene encoding 30S ribosomal protein S13, producing the protein MARIAGVDLPRDKRVEVGLTYIFGIGRSKSKEILAKTGINPDTRVKDLTDDEISRLREVIEKEHKVEGDLRREIALNIKRLIEIGCYRGRRHRQGLPVRGQRTKTNARTRKGPAKTVGVQRKK; encoded by the coding sequence ATGGCACGTATTGCCGGTGTTGATTTACCGAGGGATAAGAGGGTGGAAGTTGGCCTTACTTATATTTTTGGTATTGGGAGGTCAAAATCAAAGGAAATATTGGCAAAAACAGGTATTAATCCTGATACAAGAGTTAAAGATTTAACTGATGATGAAATAAGCAGGCTAAGAGAAGTAATTGAAAAGGAGCATAAAGTAGAGGGAGATTTGAGGAGAGAAATTGCCTTAAACATTAAAAGACTTATTGAAATCGGCTGTTATAGGGGAAGGAGACATAGACAGGGACTCCCTGTGAGGGGGCAAAGGACAAAAACCAACGCCAGAACAAGAAAGGGTCCTGCAAAGACAGTAGGAGTTCAAAGAAAGAAGTAG
- the rpsK gene encoding 30S ribosomal protein S11 has protein sequence MATKTVGKRTARRRRERKNIERGAAHIRSTFNNTIVTITDMAGNTVSWASAGALGFRGSKKSTPFAAQMAAETAAKAAMEHGMKTVEVYVKGPGSGREAAIRALQAAGLEVSLIKDVTPIPHNGCRPPKRRRV, from the coding sequence ATGGCAACAAAAACTGTTGGAAAGAGGACTGCAAGAAGAAGAAGAGAACGGAAGAATATTGAACGTGGGGCAGCCCATATACGCTCAACTTTTAATAATACAATTGTTACAATAACAGATATGGCAGGAAATACTGTTTCATGGGCAAGTGCAGGTGCGCTGGGCTTTAGGGGTTCAAAAAAAAGTACTCCATTTGCAGCCCAAATGGCTGCAGAAACTGCTGCTAAAGCAGCTATGGAGCATGGAATGAAAACTGTTGAAGTTTATGTAAAAGGACCCGGATCAGGCAGAGAAGCTGCTATAAGAGCTCTACAGGCTGCAGGATTGGAAGTAAGCCTGATAAAGGATGTCACGCCTATTCCACACAATGGCTGCAGACCGCCGAAGAGAAGGAGAGTATAA